CTAAGTCCTAACAACGCTATccataaacatgaaatatttggacaccctgtttctctttcttaccTTCCTCAAGGGTTGCCCGTGTCCTCTTCGGGGGCCTCAAAGAGGAGCTGCAAGAATTCAGACATTTGTAAATGTTAATATCTCGGAAATCTCTGGAAAACCTTCTTTTGGTGCCCTGGGAAGGGATATGCTTCTCTGGTTTTGGGGGAGTCCATAGCGCTAATGAGGAGTCTTTGCATAGGGAAGGACCAGACATGTGAGTGCCCACTCTGTGCTGACTCATTTGACACACAGTTAAGAGCACCTGCTGTGTTTCAGAAACTGGGCTCAGTGCTGGGGGGACACAGGCGAATAAAACTGTCCCTGCCTTCACAGTGCTCATAGTTTAATGGGGAAAGAGATCagcattttgattattataaaaacaatgtgTTGAGTGTAGTTGTAGAGATCTGAATAAGGTGACaataatggataaataaactttaaaagagGTGGAGAGATGTGCAATATTTTCTATTACTAAACCAGAGGGGACAGTCCTTTGGTTTGTTTAAAAGCCCATTAAACAACCACAGCTTTCCTGGACTGAGTCAGAAGATTgtattggtttaaaaaaaaaaaaaaaagcaacctggccctggctggtgtggctcagtgtattgagcaccgacctgcaaaccaaagggttgcctgttcgattcccagtcaaggcacatgcctggggtgcgggccaggtccccagtgtggggtgtgcaagaggcaaccacacattgatgtttcactccctctcaccctttctccctcccttgccctctttaaaaataagtaaataaataaatctttttaaaatagcgATCCAGGTAAGGACAAGGATACTTGGGCTCTTTCCATGTGGATATAGTGTCAGCTCCTCAATTAACCAACACTGGAAATCTTGGGTAATCCATTCACCTCCCTGTATATCAGGTTTCTCTTTGCAAACTGGAAACAGCAACTCTTCTTATATTGTAGAATTATGATGGAGAGAAATGAGATAGTGGATAATAAAAATGGCTCCTTGAATGCATCCTAGTGTTGACAGTGATGAAAGGGCCTGAAGGGAGAAGCAAACTAAGCCCTTTCCATCTAGGCTTTGTCTTTGCCCCAGCTTTTCCACCTGTGCAGACAGGAGATGCCTGCACCGTGAGTTCTGCCCTTACCTATCACATCCACACGGCAGTCCACGGATGCCTCCCCCAGGGGGTTAACTGCCTTGCAGGTGTAGATGCCCCCATCAAAGGGGCCAGGCTTGCGGATTTCCAGTGAGCAGATCCCCAGTTGAGTGAGGGCTCTGTACTTGGGGTTGCCTTGGATATCCATCTTATTCTTCAGCCAGGTAATCTTTGGCTGGAAAATAAATATGAGGGTATGGCAAGGGGTGGTAAGAATCAGTTGTTCTTTCTGTGCTTAGTCTCCGGGACACTTTGCCTACAAGGCTTGGGAATACACTGGccagaggagcaggaggagtaAGGTGCTTTAGAAACAGATGGTACACGGATCTAGAAGAGATGCCCGCCTTCTGGATAGCTCCCTGTCCCTTATATTTGGGAAGGGGTTCCCCCACCAGTACCCGCAGCCTCCATGCTCCTTCTCTTGGTCGAAAAGAGCATCTGAAACCTTGCCATGTTTGTCAGGTGCTCCTGACTAGAAGAAAGGGCTAACTTCTGCTCTGTCTTGCTCACACAGTGCTTTGATGGGTTGGGAGCACTGGCAGTCAgatttgtctctttcttttttgggtGTATATTATTGAATCACTCATCTTCTATTCCTACTGTTGGCTTGGGATTTACTCCTATCCCCTCTGGTTAGAAAGTAATTTTTAGAGTGTACTTACTGATATTCCCTTTCTGAGGTGTTATTGCCACATAGTCTGGCCCAGGACTAACACACAAAAGGTACTTTGCAAAGGCTTTTACCATGTGTGGAGTGAACTGGTTGTAAATAGACAGAGAGCCTTGCTCAGAGTTGTGGCCACAGGCTCAACTTCGGGCAGCTCATGTGTGCAAAGCCCCGATCAGATGAGACGTAGTGGGTGAGTAAGGTGAAACCAACAGGACTCCATCACCCCTGCTAGCGAGACAACTTTGAAGCTCATGGCCAATTGCTAGCGGGTCAGAGAGCGATATCTTTATACATTAGGAACAAACGCAAAAAGGAATACTGGGAACATTATCCATATCTGCCTGCCTTGGACTCCAAGTGCCCTGGCTGTTCCTACATAACCAGCTGTGGAAGAGGCAGGTGATGATGAAGGGAACAAACGTTTTGGTTAGAAAGCTCTTTGACATAGCTAAGGTTAGAGCAAGATCAGGAAGCAGTGCAGCACAGCCACCCAGAGAACTCCCCGCTCACCTTGGGACAGGCCCGGACACAGCAGAAGAGCTGGGTGTCATAGCCGGTGACTGTAGTGCAGTTTGCCAGAGGCTGGGTGAACTTTGGGGCTTCAGAGAAATCTCGCTGGGCAAACCCCTTGGTCTTGTAAACAGTAGCTAAGGTGACCAAGAAGGGCTCTGATGTAGTGCCTGAGATCCCCATCCTCCTTCGATTCTTTATCCTTAACTTCCCAGCTCAGGGCCTCCATAACTTACCTGCTTTCTGGATGTGGGCAAGGTCGGCAGTGATGGGGGCTGTCTCACTGAGCCCACACTGGTTCTCGGCAAAGACTCGAAATGCATAGGAGTTGCCGACAATGAGGTTGGAGATGATGCAGTTGGTACGGTGATAACGCTCCCGCACTGTGAACCACAGCTTTGGGGTCCCAAGAAGATGCCATGCATGAGACACCTGTTTTGTGAACTCAGTCCACCTTAGCCCACCACATGGAGCTATCAGAGCCCCATTCCAGTTGGTGTTacacttccctctcttcctccctcccagctggGCCTCACCCCAGATTTTGTGTCAGCCTTCTGCACCGTGTATCCCAGGAGTGCCGTGTTGCCTGTGTCTTGGGGAGGTGTCCACTCCAGAGTAGCGCTGGAGCCCCAAACGTCCACCAACTTGACACTCTGAGGAGGGCCCGGCCTTTCTGAAAGGGCCAAGCGTGGCAGTGGGCATGGAATAAGTCGCATGCATGGAAGTCACTTCAGGAGTGCCCctgtcccttctctgctcagTACCCCGCCCTTCACCACCTCTGTGCAGCATACTCGGTGTGGAGGAGTCGCCCTGGCTTCCCAGCTCTCTCTGTTGACTCCTCTGCAGCCTGGAGAGGGAGCCCCTGAGGACCACCCCAGCTCCTACTCCCCACACCCTACCGATAACCAAGATGTCAATGGTGGCAGTGGCCTCCAGGCCGCCCAACTGCACACTGAGCTTGTAGCATCCTGAGTCAGCACGTTGGGCTTCTCGGATAAAGAGGATGGAGTCCCGCTCCCCATTCCGGACGCTCACACGGTTGGCATCCAAGGCACAGCCGTTATGTGTCCAGGAGGCTTGAGGTTTGGGTTTGCCCTGAGAAATGGGGATAAAGCAGTAAGCAGCCTCAAGAAGCCTCTTGACCCTCCACCCCAGTTCCACATGGTAACTTGACTCTCAGCTGCAATGGCTTGAGTTAGAGATTGGTGGATTCTCCCAGGGGACTTCTGTCTTTCAGCAACAGCCTAAGGATCATGGGAAAGGGGGATGCTTTTGAGCCTCACACTCTCTGAGAGTTTAGGTCATGGACATGCAGGGCTGCTGGGACTAACAATAGCTGCCCAAAAGCCCAAGAACTCTCCCAGCTGAGAGCTCCCAGACCTCTCCTGGATGAAGGGCATGAATTAGCCTTACCTCATCACATGGGGcccttcccagcccaccctcaagAGTGCAGGTGGAAAGGCTGTTTAGCCTTAGACTTCTGGTGACATGGCTTCCTCCATTCAAAGCCAGGACAACTGCCTCACTACTAACAGGGCTCTTAGTATCTGTTCCCAAACCAAACCCTATCCTGGTCCCAGCCTTGGACCTAATGTGGGGCTGGTATGGTCACCTGGAATGGAACTAGTAGGTTCACAGTGTCTCCAACCTTCCGGATGtaggtctgcctcagggcccgAGGTAGCCAGATCTTAGGGAGCTCTGAGtgatggaaagggagagaatgggtggTGAGCCTCCTGTGGTGGGAGGAGTGGTGCTCAGAGGGAGTGGGTGCTGCATTCAGCGGTGCTTCATGGCAAGCGTCCCAGGCATTGCTCAGCAAATTCAGTTCTCTTGTAGGGAATGGGAAGATTGCTCCTGTCATTTGTAGGGATGAAGGATCCAGAGAGTGTTCAAGTTTTGGCAGTAAGAGCACTGGAGTGTGAGCCTGATGcttcttttaatttataatgtTCAACTGCTGATTTTCCATCCActaagatttctttttctgtttgtgcaCAGCCCAGTCCAATCTGTGTGGTTTGTCTTTCTGCCCGTTTGCTACATTTATCTTCAACAATACTCCTTTTGTCAAGGTCACTTTCAATGTTAATCCTAACCTCCAAGTgtcagccccgccccttcccttccACAGGCAAAGTCAACAACCTGGGCATACTAGGACAGCACTGACATCATTGCAGAGGTCGCTGACCTCTGGGTCCCTTTCTCTGCTTGGCCGCCCTGCTCAGCGCCTGCATAGTGTTCTTCTATTTTGTGGAGGATCACTTTGTATGAGCAGAATCTGGGAAAGATTGGGCCCACTGCTTACTTCCACTTTCTTCCAGGCCTGCTCCAGTGAGAAGAGAGATTAGATTATGTTTATTGGCTCCCAGGATCAAGACTGGAGATGCTCAGGAAGTTGCTGAGTGTGAGGTTTGGAGGATGACCAGGTATAATGTTCCTCCTTGGCCTGAGGCTGCCTTGGCCAAGAAAGTTCAGACCTCCCACCTGGGTTCCCTTGGAGGCCTGGCTAAAACCGACACCATTTTCCAGCCTCCTCGGGCCTCCTGGCTTCTCCTTTCTCAGGGAGATACAGTCTCCCGCTGCTCTTGTCCTCAGTGGAGTGTGACAGTGCCTCAGTTCGCGCCAACTCCCCAGCTCCCCCTAACAGCTCATTCCTACCAGCTGGAAAAGCTCCACCCCAGTGTACTTCCGTGTCAAGCAGCACAACTGCTTGGTACTGGATTCCAAACGTTTTGATAAAATCCTTTTCCCAGTAAATACATTCCTGAGCATTCACCCCAACGTATGTTTACTTATAAATTGAACTGTTTAAATATGTACAATGCGTAAATATTACATGCAGAATGCAAACTTTTGAatggtgaaatttaaaataaaatagaggtcctgctttgttctttctatGCCTCAATTTGTAACCATCGTTTACAGACCCAGAACTTCACGCCCATAGTCCTCTCCCCGCCCCATTACCATCTCGAGACCACTTGGTCTTTGTAAACGGACACCAACACAAATATTCAGCGCACGCTGTCCATTTTATTtgtctagtttccttttctgcTGTGTGCCTTCTGTTTTCACCTGGGTTGTGCTATCTTAGACTGCACCTCCCCTTGCCCCAACAGAAGCAGGAGCAAAGGGATACGGGACCTCGAGTGCTCTGAGTGCCCATTCTGCCTGTGCTGCCCCGGGCCTGCCAGCCTCAGTGGGAACGCAACAGCCACAGAGCCCAGGCAActgaatggccctgctctgcTTGCCCTCTGTTTGACTTTGATGGTTTGGGAGGGGGCCGGGCATGAAGAACAGAAGAAGTGTTTGTATGATGTGTTCCTCTCTTGGGGCCATCTTGGCAAGCCACCAAGGAGTTGAGAACGGGCGGATATGACTTAAGGATTTTCTGAAAAAAGAGGGTGGCAGTTGAAAAGGAGGGTCAAAACCTCATCTTGTTGGGCTTGGTTCCCCACTGTTGGTTGAGGAAATCACCACTCACACGTGCTGGAGAGCGGGCTGGGGAGAAGCCAGCTCTGCTGCGCCTTGCTCTGCCTACAGAATATCCGTTATGAAGGGCCTTGACGAGCACCCAGCACAAGGATCAGCCCTGCAGGCAGAGGCTCACAGAGAAACAGATTTGCTGAGGGCGTCATGGCTGTTTGGAAAGTTGTGCTAGCACCAGCACTCCTGCCTCCCCGTCTAGGGGTGCGTGTCTGGGGGACACATTCTGTGAGCGTGGGGGATCTGCCTGCTCACTTGTCCTCCAGTGTCCTCCTGGGACTGGGCGCCACAGGCCGGGCTCTGACTGTGATCTAGCCCCTGGAGGGAGGTGGCAAAGAAAGGGCACCCTCGAGACTTGAAAaggctggggagaggaaaggagccCAGGCTGCCATGCCAGGAAGATGTGCCAACTGAGCCCTGCCCCGCTTAGACTTCAGGAAGGGAACAGCTTCTATAGATTGGTGTGCGTTCGCACAGATATTTGTTCCCACTCGGcgtttcttttgtttcttagaaAAATGCCGTGGAAAATGTTAGCATAGTTTCACTTGAactacagagaaaaattaaagaagtagGTTTATGTGACACATAAGCTAAGATGGGGGAGTTAGGAGGAGGATGAGCAGAATGGCCCTGAGATCCAGAGGGGATCCCAACAGGGCAGAGCGAGAAGACAGGCTGGCAGCTGGGGtggtctcctcctcctccgaggTCTGCTGTGCCAGTTCTCTGCTTATAAGGGGGATTCCCTGACACAATGATGAATGACACGGGACAAACTTAAGTTACTAGAATGTTCCAACTTAGGATTAGTAGGCGAGGATATGACTTTCagcaggcccccaggccctggtgggAGGGCAGAGGACAGGTCTGAGGCTAAAGCAGCTGACAAAGTGTGGGAGGTAGCAGAAGAGTGTTTGACAGCTCCAGGTGCCTGGGCAGCAGCAAGCCCTTCCCAGCGTAACCCAGGTCTTGTCTGCCCAGCAAACAAGAGCAATCTGAGCCCCTGCTGAGAATGTTAATAGGAGGGCTCACTGGAGGCATCTTTTTTTACACCTCCATAGTCCAGCGAGGTGTTAATTGTACTGACCTTGGGGAAGCATGGCCAGGAGGATATGAACCAAAGACTAGAGCCCAAAAGCAGAACCTAGGATTTCTAAGACCAGGTGTGAGACAGCTACAGTTTGGTTTTCTCCCTTCGCAGAGTCTCGGGGAAAAAGGCATTCTGAAAAGTCCTCTGAGAGTCCTTGGCTCTGAGCTGTGTCTGTCAGTGCTGTATTTTTTTCAGGATATTATCTGATTCTTTCTTAGAAATTAGTAGAGAAGACATCCTAAAGTCCAAAGGTCTTGCCTCATCTTCATTAGAAAATTCTTCCTAGTTCTAACCTAACTTCATTCTGTTCAAGTTTATGCCCATTTCCATACTCTTTGCTCATGGGAAGAATCGTTCATATCCTCTCACAATTTCCTTTCCCATGGTTAAAGAACTTTACCCAGCAGTTCCCTAAGGGTTGTGTAGGTCCAATTGATGTTATTAATTATGGCCTGGAGAGTGAAGGAACAAGATGGACACATTTGAAGAAtgaagggggtgtgtgtgtgtgtgtaagactATTActataagtgtgtgtgtgagcgaaTGGTTACCAGAAGTGGGCTAATACATGAGGTGAACTAGGGCTTTGAAACACAACCAGAGATTCCCAGGGATCCAAAACTACCACTATTTCTTAGAGAAACATTAGCAGGTGCTTAGGATATGGACTTGGAGTGTGATGGGAAAAGAGTGTGGTGACCTCAGGGGCACCTTGCGAGAAGGACAAGAGTGTCATCTCCTTGAAGACCATGAAACTAAGgtcagaaaaaacaaaaggacataGACACAGATAGGCAACACTTCTCTGAGGAGACTCGTCACCCTCCCCTGCAGCAGTCTTCCCCTCCTGCTGGAGGCTTCGACCCTGGCTCACTGTCGCTCTCTCCAGCACTGCTCCTCAGGATTCCTGGCGATTTCAACAGCCATGCTTCCAATCCCCCCGGGCCATGCATCATGCCTGCCACTCCTCCAGGAATTCTGTGCTCCCCCCTTCACCCTCGCTCCCTGGTCCTTCTCTAGATCAGTAACTGCAACCCCTCTATAACCTGAATTTCAAGCATCTACTCTCTCGTCACCTCTGTGACCAAGATGGCTAATTGCCCACCCAAATTTTCATGATCTCTTCCATAGTATCATCATCTCTGAGAAGGCGCTGCCCCTTGCAACAGCAAGACTAGTAAGACTAGTTCTTGCCAGTGATGTGTGAGGAAAAATGATGAGAATCACCCCTGAGCCAAGGCTTTTAAGAAAtgaattctctctttctccttccacctCTGGTCAGCTGAGCCAGGCGGACTGCCCAGATGAGTGCCCTGGGGGACTGCCCAGGGGGACTGCCCAGATGAGTGGCACAGAGCTGTGGACTACTGAGGCTTCTGCCAGGGGCAGCCGGGGATAGGAACCAGGGACTGGAAGGGACATGCACCACCTCCTAGCTTGCAAATGCCGCTTTGCTGAGAGGCTCACAGAGACCACCACAGAGAGGAGGCCAAATGCTTCTCCCAGGAGGGCTCTGCTTTCATGGAACTCAGGTTCAGAGAGACGAGGGTTTCCCATGGGAGACAGTGGTGGTGTTGGGGTGGGCCCTGGGCCCAAGGCTATgcccagggagagacagagtgTCATGGACTGTTCGCTACTTAGCCTCCCAGTTGCTGTAAGCTTTCCATGCCCCTCTTCTAATCTAGAAGATGGCCACTGTCTCACCCCTCATTCCCTTTGTGACCGGCATCAGTATAGCAGGTCCTCCTAGTCCCTGTGACAGACatttaaaggtaaaatatataaacataatttttagtCATCGTAAAGTGCCACAAATAACATTCACTGAATTCTCAGCTGAAAACCCAGCAAGGACCCTTGAGTTGCAAGTAAGAACCCACCAAGGAAAGGGGTGGGAGCTCCAGTCAATGCTCCTCCATCCTAAGGCCCGATCCTGTGAAGCCATGCAGCTCTGCACAAACCTAAGGAGGTGCTTTCAGGGTGTCGGGATAGCCCCCCAGCTCCCACCGCTtggtctccccaccctccccaacccGCACAGTCACCTTCTAgaggggccaggagctggggaatgGGGCTGCTGGCCCCCTGTCGAGGTGAAGTCTGGGGCTCTTCAGCATCCGTtgggctggcttctttcaccttCAGCATGGATCCCAAGGCCACCTCCTGCACTGTGGCTGCCTCCATGCTGGGCCACCCAAGGCAGGGCTCCAGCAGCAGATTTTCACTGTTGTtgctgagggaggggctgagcaccTGCTCTTCAGCCTCTCCAGGGGTCCCTGCCACAGGGTTCTCTAATTGGGCTGGCCTCTCCCTACCCAGCTACTCTCAGCAGAAgggctgaggcaggggctggggaaagtGAGGGGATCAGACAGCAGCCCAGAATAGCCACAGGAGGAGGGCCGAGGTGGCCCTGTTATCTTGGCAGTGAGATGACACCCCTCACAGCACTAGGGAAGAGGAGTGAGCTTGAACTTCAAAcagctcctcctgctcccccacacacagaccATCCAAATGGGACCTCTGATTCCTGGACTCCAGCTCATCCAACAGGGTGTTTAGGTCCAAAGAAAGGGGCTCTAAGGTTAGCTTATGGCACACCTTAaactgctctttctcttctgctccCACATTCAATGACTTGTAAGGTCTCGTCTACTTGACCTTTAAAGGTGTGCCCCCattctctccacctccccctggTGACAGTGGAAGGTAGAGTCTGCACTCGGGACCAGACTACCATGGCTCACGTTGGCCCTGTCACcaaaccagctgtgtgacttgcaACACATCACAGTCTGTCTTaggtctgtttcctcatctgaaaaagaGATGATAATGACCGtagagttgttatgaggattaaaagaggTAATCTGTGTAAAATGCTTAGCAGAATGTAGCCGACTAAGTGCCTGATAAATGTAAGCTATTTTTAGGGCAGGCCACTGGCTCCTTTGAAAGCTCTGTCGCCTATGAGATGAAGTACAAATAAAGTGAGAGGCAGCAGTGGGGCGGGAGGAGAGCTAGGGGCATAAGGTCAGAGGAGTTGAGTGTGACTTTTGGCTACACTGCTCACTCATGAGCTAGGTGACCCTGAGCAAATCACTCCTCCGAACCTTAGGTCTTTGGTCTATGAAACAAGGGATAACTAGGCAATGGttgaaaatgaggataaaatgatAAACATGTTGAAAAGTGGCCAACCCACAGTAGGTGTTGGTTACTAAAGGTCCTGTTGATTTCCAGGTTTACCAAACCATCATCCCACATGTGCTGTACGCTCCCTCCAAATTATCTCGTTTCCTATCATACTCATCTCCAGA
This portion of the Phyllostomus discolor isolate MPI-MPIP mPhyDis1 chromosome 14, mPhyDis1.pri.v3, whole genome shotgun sequence genome encodes:
- the MYBPHL gene encoding myosin-binding protein H-like; this encodes MEAATVQEVALGSMLKVKEASPTDAEEPQTSPRQGASSPIPQLLAPLEELPKIWLPRALRQTYIRKVGDTVNLLVPFQGKPKPQASWTHNGCALDANRVSVRNGERDSILFIREAQRADSGCYKLSVQLGGLEATATIDILVIERPGPPQSVKLVDVWGSSATLEWTPPQDTGNTALLGYTVQKADTKSGLWFTVRERYHRTNCIISNLIVGNSYAFRVFAENQCGLSETAPITADLAHIQKAATVYKTKGFAQRDFSEAPKFTQPLANCTTVTGYDTQLFCCVRACPKPKITWLKNKMDIQGNPKYRALTQLGICSLEIRKPGPFDGGIYTCKAVNPLGEASVDCRVDVIAPL